One genomic region from Mycoplasmopsis meleagridis encodes:
- a CDS encoding NAD(P)/FAD-dependent oxidoreductase, translating to MNKIYDIAIIGAGPGGLNAALYASRSNLKVALIEKSAPGGKMTKTSKIENWLGFDLIDGFDLSLKAYNHAISFGAEHLFGDIAKLEKNDDNLFELTYKTGEKLLAHKVIIATGMFEREPKWIENYDKFAFKGISFCATCDGPLFKGQDVIVLGGGNSAVEESTFLAKIVNHVYLIVREKDFIAEARLVEELKAMPNVTIYMEHQIKSLLGENGIEKAIIFENSSQKETILNVSGFFPFIGFIPNNDFFKDLGITNKNGFVETDENMQTKIKGLYAVGDIREKKIRQIVTAAADGAIAAKHIVDNLHN from the coding sequence ATGAACAAAATTTATGATATAGCAATTATTGGTGCAGGTCCAGGAGGATTAAACGCAGCATTATATGCATCAAGATCTAATTTAAAAGTAGCTTTAATCGAAAAAAGTGCTCCTGGTGGAAAAATGACTAAAACATCAAAAATAGAAAACTGATTAGGGTTTGATTTAATTGACGGTTTTGATTTGTCGCTTAAAGCTTATAATCATGCAATTTCTTTTGGAGCAGAACACTTATTTGGCGATATTGCTAAATTAGAAAAAAATGATGACAATTTATTCGAATTAACTTATAAAACAGGTGAGAAATTACTAGCTCACAAAGTTATTATAGCTACTGGAATGTTTGAAAGAGAACCTAAGTGAATTGAAAACTATGACAAATTTGCTTTTAAAGGAATTAGCTTTTGTGCAACTTGTGATGGGCCACTTTTTAAAGGACAAGATGTTATTGTTTTAGGCGGTGGAAATAGTGCAGTTGAAGAATCAACTTTTCTAGCTAAAATCGTTAATCATGTTTATTTAATTGTTAGAGAAAAAGATTTTATTGCAGAAGCTAGATTAGTTGAAGAATTAAAAGCAATGCCTAATGTTACTATATATATGGAACATCAAATAAAGTCTTTATTAGGAGAAAATGGAATTGAAAAGGCAATTATTTTCGAAAATAGCTCGCAAAAAGAAACTATTTTAAATGTTAGTGGTTTTTTCCCTTTCATAGGTTTTATTCCAAATAATGATTTTTTCAAAGACCTAGGAATTACTAATAAAAATGGTTTTGTTGAAACAGATGAAAATATGCAAACAAAAATAAAAGGACTTTATGCAGTTGGCGACATTAGAGAAAAGAAAATTCGTCAAATTGTAACAGCTGCTGCAGATGGAGCAATTGCTGCAAAGCATATAGTTGATAACTTACACAACTAA
- the lgt gene encoding prolipoprotein diacylglyceryl transferase → MNNIWFPDAAYQEGSGGILFNIGNFSLRTYSLTLFFGIIASILTITIFWKRQKYPFEHLMILILITIPSALIGARLWDLVEEAIYKRDTFDFSRWYAIWEGGLSIQGGVVLAFLFDFMYVYSKRDVLDIRKVSSIIIPTVLIGQVIGRWGNYANHELYGKIDWDGSSVLIFGKSFASNMFISDSLSNSYNQIGLYRYPLFLYESLANLVGYILIVWVIGWFGLVKPGINAGIYFIWYGLVRLAMEPLRQNAYDIYIVAAVLFILAGAIAVIYFQWFSRVHYIKYKVRGKKLYRFEYKYAHPEKYVEWINKTRIFRTKRTKEPLVVANLIG, encoded by the coding sequence ATGAATAATATTTGATTTCCAGACGCAGCTTATCAAGAAGGATCAGGTGGAATACTGTTCAACATTGGTAATTTTTCGTTAAGAACTTATTCTTTGACTTTGTTTTTTGGTATTATTGCATCAATTTTGACAATTACTATTTTTTGAAAAAGACAAAAATATCCTTTTGAACATTTGATGATTTTAATTCTAATTACAATACCTTCTGCTTTAATTGGAGCTCGTTTATGAGATTTGGTTGAAGAAGCTATTTATAAACGAGATACTTTTGATTTTAGTCGATGATATGCTATTTGAGAAGGAGGATTAAGTATTCAAGGGGGTGTTGTATTAGCATTTCTCTTTGATTTTATGTATGTCTATTCCAAACGTGATGTTTTAGATATAAGAAAAGTTTCTTCAATAATAATTCCAACTGTTTTAATAGGACAAGTTATAGGCCGCTGAGGAAATTATGCTAATCACGAATTGTACGGAAAAATAGATTGAGACGGTTCAAGCGTACTTATTTTTGGAAAAAGTTTTGCAAGCAATATGTTTATAAGCGATAGTCTATCAAATAGTTATAACCAAATTGGTTTATATAGATATCCATTATTTCTTTATGAGAGTTTGGCAAATTTAGTTGGTTATATTTTGATAGTTTGAGTTATTGGTTGATTTGGCTTAGTAAAACCAGGAATAAATGCAGGAATATATTTTATTTGGTATGGCTTAGTGCGTTTAGCGATGGAGCCCTTACGTCAAAACGCTTATGATATATACATTGTTGCTGCTGTTTTATTTATTTTAGCAGGAGCAATTGCTGTTATTTATTTTCAATGATTTTCAAGAGTACACTATATTAAATACAAAGTAAGAGGCAAAAAGTTGTATCGCTTTGAATATAAATATGCTCACCCTGAAAAATATGTAGAGTGAATTAACAAAACAAGAATTTTTAGAACAAAAAGAACAAAAGAACCACTTGTAGTGGCTAATTTGATAGGATAA
- the hprK gene encoding HPr(Ser) kinase/phosphatase has protein sequence MSQKKFINVRKLIDKFHIDIVNKNSDLAYRDILDPDIKQIGLELAGEINNTNFHKNVICWGTTESKYFAKLGKEEAHRAIDNVLQYKPPLLILSKGVKNLYKNWVVNVANKYQVPIYCPDSSTATIVTTIGTYLTDFFSKEEQVHGCLVSVAGTGVLIVGKSGVGKSEAVLDLIQRGHVFISDDAVLIKHIGSNFYGTSPELTKNFIEVRGIGLIDVKYTYGIKAIADGAVIDLVVELVVPEGQQFDRLGIEYLRYKILDGSIVKTQIPIRNGFSAASLIEAAVSTFLARKEGFSVLDQIEKRKQVVDE, from the coding sequence ATGAGTCAAAAAAAATTTATCAATGTACGTAAACTTATTGACAAATTTCACATTGATATTGTTAATAAAAATAGCGATTTAGCATATCGAGATATTCTAGATCCAGATATTAAACAAATTGGTTTAGAATTAGCAGGAGAAATCAATAATACTAACTTTCATAAAAATGTTATTTGTTGAGGAACAACAGAAAGTAAATATTTTGCAAAATTAGGCAAAGAAGAAGCGCATAGAGCAATAGATAATGTTTTGCAATATAAGCCACCACTATTGATTTTATCTAAAGGTGTGAAAAATTTGTATAAAAATTGAGTGGTTAATGTTGCTAATAAATATCAAGTTCCTATTTATTGCCCCGATTCTTCAACAGCAACAATTGTTACTACTATAGGGACCTATTTAACTGATTTTTTTTCTAAAGAAGAACAAGTACATGGTTGTTTAGTTTCTGTTGCAGGAACAGGTGTTTTAATTGTTGGTAAAAGCGGAGTAGGTAAATCAGAAGCAGTTTTGGATTTAATTCAAAGAGGACACGTTTTTATAAGCGATGATGCAGTTTTAATAAAACATATTGGTAGCAATTTTTACGGCACTTCGCCTGAATTAACTAAGAATTTTATCGAAGTAAGAGGAATAGGATTAATTGATGTTAAATATACCTATGGTATTAAAGCAATTGCAGATGGAGCAGTTATTGATTTAGTTGTTGAATTAGTTGTTCCTGAAGGACAACAATTTGATAGATTAGGGATAGAATATTTAAGATATAAAATCTTAGATGGTTCAATTGTTAAAACGCAAATTCCTATTAGAAATGGTTTTTCAGCAGCTTCTCTTATTGAGGCAGCAGTAAGTACGTTTTTAGCTCGTAAAGAGGGTTTTAGTGTGCTTGATCAAATAGAAAAAAGAAAGCAGGTAGTTGATGAATAA